The genomic interval GCCTCCTCGGTGACGTACCCATGATCGCAAGCCGGTGCCGCCGCCAGTACCATTTCGGGTCCGTCGATAGGCTGAGCCGCCATGGAGCACCGTCATCTGGGCCGCAGCGGCCTGCTGGTCAGCGAGATCACCTACGGCAACTGGCTCACCCACGGCGAGCTGGTGGCGAGGGAGGCGGCGCTGAGCTGCGTACGGGCCGCGCTGGACGCCGGGGTCACCACCTTCGACACCGCCGACGTCTACGCCCGGGGCGCCGCCGAGGAACTGCTCGGCGAGGCACTGCGCGGGGTACGCCGCGAATCGGTGGAGATCGCGACCAAGGTCTGCCTGCCCACCGGAGACGGCCCCAACGACCGGGGTCTGTCCCGCAAGCACGTCTTCGAGTCCTGCCACGCCTCGCTGCGCCGGCTCGGCACCGACTACGTCGACCTCTACCAGGCGCACCGCTTCGACGACCGGACGCCGCTGGCGGAGACGCTGCTCGCCTTCGACGACCTGGTCCGGCAGGGCAAGGTGCGCTATCTCGGCGTCTCCGAGTGGACGGCGGCGCAGATCCGAGCCGCCCTGGAGATCGCCGACCGACTCGGGCTGCGCAACCGGATCGTCGCCAACCAGCCGCAGTACAACATGCTCTGGCGGGTGATCGAGCCCGAGGTGGTGCCGCTCTGCGAGGCGGCGGGGATCGGCCAGATCGCCTTCCAGCCGCTCGCCCAGGGGGTGCTGACCGGCAAGTACCGGCCCGGCCAGGAGCCGCCGGAGGGCTCCCGGGCGGCCAGCGGTGGCCGGGCGCCCACCTTCATCCGCCGGGTACTCGGTGACCGGCTGCTCCGCCAGGTCCAGCAGCTGCGCCCGATCGCCGACGAGGCCGGCCTGTCGATGGCGCAGCTCGCGATCGCCTGGACCCTGCGGCGTCCCGCCGTCAGCACCGCCCTGATCGGAGCATCCCGGCCGGAGCAGGTCACCGAGAACGCGGCGGCGGCCGGGGTACGCCTCGACGACACCCTGATGCGCCGGATCGACGAGACACTGGGCGACCTGGTCGAGACCGACGCCGGCAAGACCGCCCAGATGATGGCGGTCAAGCCCGACTGGGCCGCCCCGGCACCCGCCGTCGGATGACCGGGGCGCGGACGGTCAGCAGACGAGTTCGCGGACCGTCCGGGTCACCGTGCTGAAGCCGGCGGCGGCCAGGAAGGCGAGGTAGTCGCCCTGGTCGGCGTCGGCGTAGTCGAGCAGCCGGGTCACCTCGCCCAGCCGGAGCCACGCGGCGGCCTGGCCGAGCAACCAGCCGCCCACCCCCTGCCGCCGGTGCGACTCGGCGACCCACAGCTCCCCGACGTCCGCCCAGCCGCCGAGCCGGGACATCCGGGCGCCGGTGTCCAGGTTGGTGTCCACCTCGACGAAGCCGAGCACGGCCTCGTCGCGTACCGCCGAGATGCGGGTGCCGTTGCCGCCGACGGTTCGGCGCGGGGCCAGCCCCGGCAGTGGCGGGGGACCGGGGCGCAGCAGGTCGGCGACGTCGGCCACCAGCACGATCTCGGTACGCCCCTCGGCGCGGAACCCGGCCCGCCGGTAGATCGCGGCGACGTGCGGCCACTGCTCGGGTACGCCGTAGACGCCGGGTGCCGGCAGGGCGCCGTCGGCGTACCGGGGGCTGGCGTTCCAGCGGGCGAGCTGGGCGAGGCAGGCGGCGGCGAGCAGGTCACCGGCCTCCGAGGCGTCCGGCCGGTACGGCGCCTCCGGCCAGCAGACCAGCCAGCGGATCTCACCGGCCCCCCGGTACCGCCGTGCGACGTCCTCGTCGCGCCGGTAGCGCAGCAGCAGCGCCGCCGCCACGATCCGGCCCCGCTGCTCGGCGACCAGCGCCACCCGCTCGGCCACCCAGGGGTCGACGACGAACTCGCCGGGCTCGCGTTCGAGTTGGCTGAGCAGCCCCTGCACCGAGACGGAGACGTTGGGGAGCACGGCACCGATGTGCGCGTTGACCAGGGTGGTCACCTGTTCCCGGTCGGAGCGGGCGAACCGGCGCACCGAAATGGACGACATCTGCGGACCTCCACGCGTGGACACGACGCGAACTGGGAGACTCCGCCACCGGTGCGGTACGCCGACCAGGATATCAAGCCTGGGCCGGCGCAGCCGTCGGTCTCGGGCACACCGGGATCCTAGGTGGACTCGCCGACACCGGTCCGGTCGAAGACCCGCCGGAACGCGGTTCGGGTCGGCTCGCCGCGCCCCCGGTCGAGTACGGCGAAGACCACCCGCTCGAACCACGGGCTCTCCCGCAGCGCCTCGGCGAAGGCCGTCGCCACGGTCGCCGGGTCGTTGCCGAAGACGCCGCAACCCCACGCGCCGAGGACGAGCTGCCGGTGCCCGTGACCGGCGGCCACCGCGAGTATCCGGGCGGCGCGCCGGCGCAGCAGGGCCGGGACGTCGGCGACCCGGTCGGGCTGGTTGCGCCGCATCGCGGAGAGGTTGGGCGCCGCCGAGGTCAGGAACGAGACCGGGTACGGCGCCGCCAGCGGGACGCCCGCGTCGTCCCGGAACACGGGTACCTGCGGCGAGTAGACGACCCGGTCGCTGTAGCCGAGGTCCGGGTCGGCCCGGTGCGCGAGGTAGAAGTCCCAGGCGGCCCGGAGACACGGGTAGAGCGCCGAGGCGCGGGCGATGCTCTCCTCCTGGGCCTGGGCGCCGTTGAGGAAGCCGCCGCCGGGATTGCGGGCCGAGGCGAAGACCAGGCAGGCCCGGTCGCCGTCGAGCCGGCGGCACGCCGCCAGGCTGGACTCCCCGGTCACCTCGATCGCGGGCGGCTCGGGCAGCGGCTCCGGCGTGCGCAGCGGTGCGTCGGGCAGCAGCAGCCGGGTGCCGGCGACCGCCCGGGCCACCTCGGCGGCGATGGCCACCTGCCCGCCCTGGCCGGTCCGGTAGGACCCCCGGTCCAGCGCCGCCACCGTCTCCTGGGCGATCGCCCTCAGCCGCCTGCTCACCCTGCCATCCTGCTCGATCGTCGACACCGTCACGACCGGGTTTCGCCGGGCCGGAACCGGGGGTACGGCGGGCGGACCCGCCCGCCGTACCCCCGCCGGTCGGTCAGGGCTGGGCGCGCGGCCCCTCCGGGTCGAGACTGTCGATGAACTCGTGCGGGTGGTCCGCCTCGACGCTGGTCCGGGCGGCCTTCGCCTCCGCCGTCATCTGCGCCGCGACCCGGTCGGTCGGCACGCCCGCCTGCCGGGCGCCGTCGACCACCTCGCCGTACGCCTGGTCGGCGTAGGCGTGCGCGGCGGCGTACTCGTGGCCGGCCAGCGCCGCCTTGGCCCGGCCGAGCAGCCGGTCCGCCGCCGCCAACTCGTCCTGGGCCCGGTGCGCACGGGGCGAGTCGAGGACGTCCGCGGCGAGCCGGTTGGCCGCCTCGTTGTACGCCGCCGTCAGGAACCGGTCGCTGTTGTCGTGGTCGAACTGGCTGAAGTCCCAGTTGAGGTCGATGTAGCTCATCATCGAGTTGGTCTGGTCGCCCGCGCCGACGAAATAGAACTCGTCGGCCGGACCGTAGTCCACTCCGGACGCGCTGTCGTACCCGTCGTGCGGGTGGCTCATCCCGAGATGGTGGCCCACCTCGTGGATGAGTGTGGTGGTCAGCCCGTACCCGGACTCCACGATCTCCGGCGAGATGAACCCGAAGACGTACGTCTGGGTGCCGTCGACGTAGTTGTCGTCGGCGAAGCCGAGGGCCGGGGTGATGGTGCCCTCCGGTACCGCGTAGCTGAACATCGGCAGCTCGTAGTCGACCCGGCCCTGGTCGTCCTGGGTACGGGCCAGCTCCTTGCGGTTCTGGAGATAGAAGTTGGCGAAGCCGGGGAAGCCGGTCTCCGGATAGCAGGAGACGTCCTCCTCGACCGCCAGCCGGTAGCAGCGCTCGGCCTCACCGGTGAACGGGAGGTCCTGGCTGTCGTGGTCGAGCCTGTTGCGCCAGCGCAGCTCGCGCAGCTCGGCGAGGAGCAGGTCCGGCTTGACGTAGGTCTTCGAGGCGTCCACGCCCGGCCAGCCCTCGTAGACGTTGCTGTCCAGGTTGATCGAGCGCGGCGGCTGCGCCGTGGGCAGCTCCGCCGGGTAGAGCGGCGAGCTGGTGAAGAGCAGGTTCAGTGCGACGTACCGGGTGATCAGGCCGAGGTCACCGGCGAGCCGGTCGGGTGCCCGGTAGCCACCGGCGGTGTATTCCCAGGTCGGCGGCATCCGGTAGTCCTCGACGCCGTTGCCGTCGAGGTCCCGCTCGTCGACGTTCCAGTTGGAGGTCCAGGACTCCGGGCCGGCCGACAGGTCGTGGAACCAGACCCGACGGGTGGAGCCGAGCCCGTCCTCCTCGTCCCGCGCCGTGGTACCGCCCCAGGCGATGATCTTGCGACTCTCGCGTTCGACGCCGAAGTTGTATCCGGTGTCCGGGTCCGGCTCGTTGGTCTTGGTGTAGACGTGGAACCGGAAGTCGGACCGCCCGTACCAGTTGATCAGGAAGACGGTGTTCCGTCGGGTGTCCACTCCGGACGGGGGATGTTTGGCCAGCCACCGCTCGACGCTCGGCGCGTCGATGTGGTGGTTGCCGGTGATGTCGAGGACGTTGCGCTGCTGCGCGTTGTACTCCGACTGGAGCGCGGTCAACGGGGCCGGCCGGGCCAGCCGCTTCAGCTCGCCGAAGAACCGGTCCTCGTACCGCCGGTCGGCGTAGCTGATCCGGTAGTCGTATGTGTAGTGCAGGCCCAGCTTCTCCCGGACGTCGTACATCAGCCGGGACCGGACCACCGGTTCGTAGCCGCGCGGCAGTTCCGCCTGGTACGCCGAGCGGGGCACCTGGTCCGGCTCGTAGCCGACGAAGACCACGTTGACCGGTACCCGTTCGGTCAGCCGTGGCTGGCCGCCCGGGTCGAGGTGCGGGTAACGGGCCGTCGCGGCCTGGCTCGCCGGTGCCAGCGACAGCGACAGCACGGTGAGCACCGCCGTGGCGGCCGCCACGGCGATGGTGCGTCTGGTTCTCATTCGGTGACCTTCCGCCGTCCGAGGGGTCGACGCTCGTCGTGGAACTTGCGTCGTCCGAGCGTACGTCCCCTGTGGATGTCAGGCCATCCGTCGGCATCAGTTTCTGCCGACCCGGCGCGGGGCTACTCGGCGGGGTCCCGGCCGGCGCCGTCCTCCCGGGTCAGCTCGGCGAGGTCCTCGGCGCCGAGGCGCAGGTCGACGGTCGCCTCGCCGGACGGCATGCCGGTGGCATCCCGGAGCGGGTCGACCCTGGTCGCGATCACCAGCCCCGCCGGGTACGGCGGCAGCGCCTCTCGGATCAGTTCGGACTGCGCGGTGCGAGCATCGCCGCGACCGGCGTCTTCGCGAAGTCGGTGCTGCTGTCGTAGTCGGTGCTCCGGCTGACGTCGGCCCAGGCGGTGGCCTCCCGGGAGCGGAACCGGGCCGACTCCTCGGCCAGCCGCAGCGCGTCGGAGCCGAGCAGCAGCCGCAGCGGCGGTACGGCGAGCCCGACGAGGTCGGCGATCACCCGGGCGGCCCGTTCCGGGTCGCCGGCCTGCTGACCGTCCATGTCGCGGCGCAGCGCGTGCAGCCGCCCGACGGTCTGCTGGTAGTCCTCGCCCACCTCGGCCATCCGCATCGACGCACCGCCCCAGTCGGTACGGAAGGCGCCGGGCTCGACGATGGTGACCCGGATGCCGAAGGGCCTGACCTCGTTGTAGAGCACCTCGGAGAAGCCCTCCACGGCGAACTTGGCGGCCTGGTAGGCGCCGAGCCCCGGCGTCCCGCCGACCCGTCCGCCGACGGAGGAGAACTGGAGGAAGTGCCCGGAGCGGCGCGCCCGCAGCACCGGCAGGGCCGCCCGGGTGACGTTGACGACGCCGAAGAGGTTCGTCTCGACCTGTGCCCGGAAGTCCTCCTCGGCCATCTCCTCGATCGGCGCGCTGTTGGCGTACCCGGCGTTGTTGGCAACCACGTCCAGGCCGCCGAAGGTCTCCACGGCGGTCCGTACCGCCGCCCGGGCGGCCTCCGGGTCGGTGACGTCGAGGGCGTACGGCCGCACCTGGTCGCCGTACCGGCTGACGAAGTCGTCGAGCTGCTCGGGCTGCCGGGCGGTGGCGAGGAGGTTGTCACCCCGGTCCAGCACCTCCTGGCTGAGCGCCCGGCCCAGGCCCCGGGAACTCCCGGTGATCAGCCACGTCTTGGCCATGCTCTCGATTCCCTTCGGCGCGGGTCGTCGGGTGGGACCGGGTCGGCTCCTCCGTGCTCGACTCTGCTACGCCCGCCGCCGCAGGGGCCGGAAAGCCGCCCGCCGCCACCCGTCCGGCTGAACCCGCCCACCCGGCCGGGGCTTCCCGGGCGACCGGCGCCCCGCGTCGCCGGTCGCCCGGAGTGCGTCCGCCGCCGGTGGTCCGGAGCCGCACGCCTCGGCCGTCGCCGGTTCACCAGGCCCACGCCTCCGGGCCCGGCCCGCCGGAGCCGACCGGTGGAAACAGCTCGTCGAGTCGGGTCAGGGTGCCGGGGTCGAGCGTGGTCCGCACCGCGCGCACCGCCAGGTCGAGCTGGTCGGCCGACCTGGGGCCGACGATCGGCGCGGTGACGCCGGGACGGGACAGCAGCCAGGCCAGCGCGACGGTGGTCGGCTCCTCGCCCAGCTCGGCGCAGAGCTTCTCGTACCCGGTCAGGGCCGCCCGGTGCGGCTCCACCCGCTCGGCGGCGTGCAGCACGCTCCGGCCGGGAACCCCGTCCCGGATCTTGCGGATCGCTCCGGAGAGCGCGCCGAAGTGCAGCGGGGAGTAGGGCAGGATCCCGATGCCGAGGTCGATCGCCGCCGGCACCACCTCCAGCTCCACGAACCGGGTGAGCAGGTTGTACCTGCACTGCTCGGAGACGAGGCCGAGGAAGTGGCGCCGGTCGGCGGCGGCCTGGGCCCGGGCCAGGTGCCAGCCGGCGAAGTTGGACGAGCCGACGTACCGGATCTTGCCCTGCATCACCAGGGTCTCCATCGCCTGCCAGATCTCCTCCCACGGCGTCTCCCGCTGCACGTGGTGCATCTGGTAGAGATCGATCCAGTCGGTGCCGAGCCGGCGCAGCGAGGCGTCGCAGGCGGCGACGATGTGCCGGGCGGAGAGACCGCCGTCGTTGGGCCAGTCGCTCATCGGGGCGTAGACCTTGGTGGCGAGGACGATCCGGTCCCGCCGGCCGGTTTGGCCGAACCACCGCCCGATGAACCGCTCGGTCAGGCCGTCGCCGTCCTCCCGGCCGTACATGTCGGCGGTGTCGACGAAGTTGATCCCCTCGTCGTACGCCCGGTCCAGGACGAGGTGGCTCTGCTCCTCGTCGAGCTGCCAGCCGAAGTTCATCGTGCCGAGGCAGACCCGGCTGACGGTCAGGCCGGTCCGGCCGAGGTGGGTGTATTCCATGCCGGGGACGGTACGTCCGGGTTCCGGCTGGTCGGGAGCCGTTCGAGCGTGCTCGAATGGCAGCATGCTGCGGATCGAGTTCGCCCCGGCCGACCTGGCCCGGCTCAGGTTCGCGCACTCGCCGATGGTCGAGGTGCTGACCAGCCTCTTCGTGCTGGACCGGCCGGCCAGGTTCTGGATGTACGCCGGCTGGCGGCAGAGCGTCCTGCCGGCGCTCGCCGACGCTTCGCTGGGTACCCTCCGGGCGCTGGCCGCCGCACCGACCTGCCAGGTGCCGGACTTCCTCACCCCGGTGCCGGCCACCGCCCGGCCGACGCTGGACGAGGAACTGCGGGTGATCGCCGGCACGGCGCTGGACGTGGTCGCCGCCGAGGTGCACCGGACCTGGGCCGGGCACCCGGCGCCGCCGGAGATCGTCCGGTTCGGCACCGACCCGGCCGGCGGCCTGGCCGAGCTGGTCCGGGAGATCCGGCGGTACTTCGGGCTGGCGATCGCGCCGGTCTGGCCCCGGCTGCGGGCGGCCGCCGAGGGTGAGATCGCGCACCGGGCGCTGACCGCCGCCGAGCGCGGCCCCCGGGCGCTGCTGCGCGGCCTGCACCCGGAACTGGACTGGGACGGTACGGCGCTGCTGCTCGGTTCGGCCAAGGAGCGGCGGTGGGGCCTGGACGGGCACTCGCTGACCCTGCTGCCGGCCGGGTTCGCCGGCCCGATGCTCTACCCGGTCACCGACACGCCCACCGGCCGGGCGCTCTGGTATCCGCCCCGGGGGTACGGGCGGCTCTGGGCGGCGCCGGTACCGGCCGGACCGGGGGTGTCGGCCGAGCCGCCTCCGCCAGCCGAGCCCCCTCCGCCGGCCCTGGCCGCGCTGCTCGGCCCGACCCGGGCGGCGGTGCTGACCCTGCTGGCGGTGCCGCACAGCACCGGCGAGGTGGCCGACGCCCTGCGGCTGGCCCCGGCGACCGCCTCGCACCACCTGACCACGCTGCGGGACGCCGGTCTGGTGGTCGGCGAGCGGGTCGGCCGGCGGCTGCGCTACCTGCGTACCGGGCTGGGGGAGCAGCTCGGCGGTGCGGCCGGTACACGCCCGGCGGGACGGGCCTAGCGGAGCGGAGTGCCCTGTCCGTCGCCCGCCCGGGAGTACGGGGGCGGCGGGTTCGAGGAGTTCGTCGCCGGCCCCGGTCAGCCGAGGGTCGCCGTGGCGAGGGCGCCCGGCTCGGGTCCGGCCTCGGCGACCACCCCGCCGTCCGGAGCCCAGATCCTCGACCGTCCGGCGGCGTCGGTGTAACCGCCGCCGGTACGGCCGGCGAAGCTGGCGATCGCCACCCAGACCCGGTGGGCGGCGGCGACCCGGCGGGCCCGCTCCTGCTGCACGTGCCACTGCGCCGCCGAGTCCAGCGCGCCCGCGACGTACGCGTCGATGCCGAGCGCGGCGGTGTCGGCCGCGTGCCGGGGTACCCCGGTGTCCTTGCAGACCGCGAGCCCGAGCCGCCAGCCGGCCACCTCGACCACCGCCGGTGCCTCACCGGGAGCGAAATGCTCCGGCTCGGCCCCGCCCAGCCACATCTTCCGGTACGCCACCCGGGCGCCGTCGCCGTCGACGGCGAGGACGCCGATCTGCGGCCGTCCTCCCGGCCGGCCCGGCACCGGGGCACCGACCAGGGCCACCGCGCCGGTCTCCGCGCAGGCCGCCACGATCGGGGCGAGCCGGGGGTCGTCGGCGTCGACCGGCGCGGCGTCGAACTCGTACCCGGTGAGCGACATCTCGGGAAAGACCACCACCCGGGTCCGGGCGGCCCGGACCGCCTCGGCGTGGGCATCGGCGTTCGCCGGCACGTCGTACGCCAGGCAGCCCGGCTGGGCGACGGCGATGGTCAGCGGCTCTCGCACGCGCCCGATCGTAATCCGGAGCGCGGCACGCCGTCCGGGCCGGAGGTGGTGGGTCCGGGCCGGAGGTGGTGGGACCGTCCGGCCCGGACGACGCCGCCGGTCAGACCAGAGTGGACCTCGGCGTCCCGGTCGCGGCCCGGGTGGCCGGCTCGGGGCGTTCGAGGGCGACCCGGGGCAGCCAGCGGCCGAGCCAGGACGGCAGCCACCAGGCGCGGGCGCCGAAGAGCTGCATCACCGCGGGCAGGATCAGGCAGCGGATGACGAAGCCGTCCACGAAGATCGCGACCGCCAGGCCGAGCCCGAACTGTTGCAGCATCCGGCCCGGGTCGAAGAGGAAGGCGCTGAAGACCACGATCATGATGGCGGCGGCGGCCGTCACCACCCGCCCGGTGGTGGCCAGACCCTCCCGGATCGCGCCGGAGGCGTCGCGGTGCCGCTCCCAGTGTTCGTGCATCCGGGACACCAGGAAGACCTCGTAGTCCATCGAGAGCCCGAAGACGATCGCGAAGATCAGTACGGGTACGAACGCCTCGACGGGACCGGGCTGGACGCCCAGGTTGCCGTACTGGAACACGTAGGTGATCACGCCGAGCGCGCTGGCCACGCTGAGCAGGTTGAGCAGCGCCGCCTTGACCGGGATGAGCAGGGAACGGAAGACGAGTACCAGCAGCAGCGCCGACAGCCCCACCACCACGACCACGAAGAGCGGGAGCCGGTCGGAGACCGCGTCGGCGAAGTCGACCGCCGCCGCCGTACCGCCGCCGATCGACACCTGCACGCCGGTGTTCCGCTCCACCGGCGGCAGCACCTCGGTGCGGAGCCGCTCCACCAGGTCCATCGTGGCCGCGTCCTGCGGGGCGGAGGTGGGGAAGAGCAGCAGCGTGTGCAGTTGCCCGTCGGGTGCCGGGAACGGCGGGGTGACCGTCGCGACCCCGGCCGCCCCGGCCAGGGCGCTGCCCACCTCGGTCGCCGCCGGCTGGCCGCCCTCGACCACCACCACCAGTGGACCGTTCTGCCCCGGGCCGAACCCGGTCGAGATCAGGTCGTACGCCTGCCGGCTGGTCGAGGTCGGCGCGTCGCTGCCGGCGTCGGCGAAGCCCAGCCGCATGTCCAGGGCGGGTACCGCGAGCAGCACCAGCAGCGCTGTGGGGAGCAGCAGGGCCAGCCAGGGGCGGCGCTGCACGAACCCGGACCAGCGCCGCCACCCCGTGCCCTCGGCCCGCTTGGCCCGCTCGGCGCGGCGCCGGACGGCGCGCTCGACGCGGCCGCCGACGATCCCCAGCAGCGCCGGGAGCAGGGTCAGCGAGGCGAGCATGGTGACCAGCACCGTCAGCGCCACCGCCACGGCCACGCCCTGGAGCGAGCCGAGGCCGAGGACGACGAGGCCGAGCAGGGCGATCACCACGGTGCAGGCGGCGAAGAAGACGGTACGGCCGGCGCTGTCCAGGGCGATCCGGGTGGCGGTGGCCCGGTCGGCGCCGCCCAGCAGCTCGGACCGGAAGCGGGAGAAGACCAGCAGCGCGTAGTCGATGCCGACGCCGAGCCCGACCAGCGCCATCAGCGGGGCGGTGTAGTCGGCGATCGTCGCGACGTGCGAGGCGAGTACGACCAGGCTGAGGGTGCTGCCCACCGCGAAGATCGCGATCCCGATCGGCAGCGCGGCGGCGAGCAGGGAACCGAAGAGGATCACCAGGATGACCAGGGCCGCCAGCAGGCCGGCGCCCTCCGCCGCGCCACCCTCGGACTCCTGGGCGGCCCGGACCGGGTCACCGGCCAACTCCACCCGCAGCCCGTCCCCGGCTGCCGCCTGGGCGGTCTCGATGACGGCCCGTACGTCCTGCGCCGGTACCTCCTCGCTGGGTCTGTCCAGGGTGACCGTGGCGTACCCGATGGTGCCGTCGGCGGAGACCGCCTGCGGGGCGTCGTACGGGCTGGTCAGCTCGGCCACCGAGGCCATCGCGCGTACCTGGCCGAGCATCGGCTCGACGCGTTGCCGGACCTCGGCGGTGCCGATGCCGCCGGGGTGGTGCAGGACGATCTGGAGGCTGCCCGCCGTCTGCCGTGAACCGTGTTCCCGGAGCGTGTCGGTGGCGGCCTGTGACTCGGTGCCGGGCAGCGAGTGGTCGTTGTGGTAGTCCGCGCCGACCGCCTGGGCCGCCACGGCGAGGCCGACCAGCACGACGACCCAGCTCAGCAGGGCGGCCCAGCGCCGCCGGTACGCCCAGCCGGCCACCCGGGCGAAGAAGCCGGCCCTGGCCGCCCCGGCCCGGCCCGACCGGTCCGGCGGTGCCTTGCCGTCGGGCCGCTCGGCCGGAGTTGATTCGGTGTGCATTGTCCGCTCTCCTCGCGTTCTCGGGTCCGCCCGCTGCTCGCTCCGCGCACCGCTCGTCGATGGGTTAGCAATCTACATGTAGCATAACTACATAAGCGGCGACGGCTCGCCGGGGCGCGGAGCGGCGCAGGGGTGGCGTGCGAGAGACGACGGGAGCGGTGCGGGTGTCCAAGCTGGACAGCGAGGGTTCTGCCCTAGGGGCGGGGTCTCAGCGGCAGCGCGGGATCAGCGGCAGGGGGTCAGTGGCGGGGCGGGATCGATGGCAGTGCGGGATCAGCGGGAGGTCGCCGCGCGGGCCGTCGCGAGGCAGCGTGCCCCGTTGCGGGCCACCAGGAGCATCGGCAGGATCAGCACGACCACGGCGATCGGCAACCGGACCAGACCCATCGGTCCGGTGATCGGGCTGACGAGCGCGAGCATCAGGCCGATCGTGCTGAAGGTGCCCGCCACGGCGAAGGCGAAGATGCCGGTGAGCCGGATGTGCCGGGGGTTGGTGCCGAGTCGACGTACCCCGGTGCCGGAGGCCCAGACGGCGAGCAGCGCGACCACCACGGCCAGCATCCCCAGCCAGCTCACCAGCACGTCGAGCACGCCGGCCAGCCCGGGCATCGGGTCGGGTTCGGCCGCCTGCCAGGCGACCAGGTGCCAGATCGGCGGCTGCGCGACGAGAATGCCGAAGGCCAGCAGCGCCGTTCGCCGGCCCTGGGCGAGCGCGAGTTCGGCCTGGTATCCGGGGGCGATCCGGGAGACCTCACCGAAGTCGTGCACCGCGCGGCGGGCCGCCGCCTCGGGTGGCAGACCGAGCTCCGCGTACGCCTCGGTCGCGTCCACCAGACTGTCCCGGGCCTCCCGGAGCAGGCCGCTCTTGACCCGCCGTGGCCCTCGCAGGGCACGGTCGAGTTCGGCGAGGTATCCGTCTATCGGGGCGGCCACGGCTCACTTTCGCTGGGTACCGGTGCCCCAGTATGCCCGGCTCGACCGGCCGGGTGGAACGCAGCCGACCCCGAGATTCCCCTGAACAGCAGCCCCTGACCGGACGTCCTCCTGGTCGGGGTCGAGTGCGGTGAGGTGTCGCCGACACCGGGACCGTGCGAGACGATGGCTGGGTGAGACGTGTCGCGGCTCGGTCGAAGGTGACCCTGGAGGACGTGCGCGATCGACCGCCGGACCGGATACTCGCGGGCCGCCCGCGAGTTCGGCCTGGCGGACATCGGCGACGTCGGCCAGTTCCGCCGCGAGGACGCCTACCGGGCCGCGCA from Plantactinospora sp. BC1 carries:
- a CDS encoding aldo/keto reductase, with the protein product MEYTHLGRTGLTVSRVCLGTMNFGWQLDEEQSHLVLDRAYDEGINFVDTADMYGREDGDGLTERFIGRWFGQTGRRDRIVLATKVYAPMSDWPNDGGLSARHIVAACDASLRRLGTDWIDLYQMHHVQRETPWEEIWQAMETLVMQGKIRYVGSSNFAGWHLARAQAAADRRHFLGLVSEQCRYNLLTRFVELEVVPAAIDLGIGILPYSPLHFGALSGAIRKIRDGVPGRSVLHAAERVEPHRAALTGYEKLCAELGEEPTTVALAWLLSRPGVTAPIVGPRSADQLDLAVRAVRTTLDPGTLTRLDELFPPVGSGGPGPEAWAW
- a CDS encoding GNAT family N-acetyltransferase translates to MSSISVRRFARSDREQVTTLVNAHIGAVLPNVSVSVQGLLSQLEREPGEFVVDPWVAERVALVAEQRGRIVAAALLLRYRRDEDVARRYRGAGEIRWLVCWPEAPYRPDASEAGDLLAAACLAQLARWNASPRYADGALPAPGVYGVPEQWPHVAAIYRRAGFRAEGRTEIVLVADVADLLRPGPPPLPGLAPRRTVGGNGTRISAVRDEAVLGFVEVDTNLDTGARMSRLGGWADVGELWVAESHRRQGVGGWLLGQAAAWLRLGEVTRLLDYADADQGDYLAFLAAAGFSTVTRTVRELVC
- a CDS encoding oxidoreductase, which codes for MAKTWLITGSSRGLGRALSQEVLDRGDNLLATARQPEQLDDFVSRYGDQVRPYALDVTDPEAARAAVRTAVETFGGLDVVANNAGYANSAPIEEMAEEDFRAQVETNLFGVVNVTRAALPVLRARRSGHFLQFSSVGGRVGGTPGLGAYQAAKFAVEGFSEVLYNEVRPFGIRVTIVEPGAFRTDWGGASMRMAEVGEDYQQTVGRLHALRRDMDGQQAGDPERAARVIADLVGLAVPPLRLLLGSDALRLAEESARFRSREATAWADVSRSTDYDSSTDFAKTPVAAMLAPRSPN
- a CDS encoding helix-turn-helix domain-containing protein, whose product is MLRIEFAPADLARLRFAHSPMVEVLTSLFVLDRPARFWMYAGWRQSVLPALADASLGTLRALAAAPTCQVPDFLTPVPATARPTLDEELRVIAGTALDVVAAEVHRTWAGHPAPPEIVRFGTDPAGGLAELVREIRRYFGLAIAPVWPRLRAAAEGEIAHRALTAAERGPRALLRGLHPELDWDGTALLLGSAKERRWGLDGHSLTLLPAGFAGPMLYPVTDTPTGRALWYPPRGYGRLWAAPVPAGPGVSAEPPPPAEPPPPALAALLGPTRAAVLTLLAVPHSTGEVADALRLAPATASHHLTTLRDAGLVVGERVGRRLRYLRTGLGEQLGGAAGTRPAGRA
- a CDS encoding aldo/keto reductase family protein produces the protein MEHRHLGRSGLLVSEITYGNWLTHGELVAREAALSCVRAALDAGVTTFDTADVYARGAAEELLGEALRGVRRESVEIATKVCLPTGDGPNDRGLSRKHVFESCHASLRRLGTDYVDLYQAHRFDDRTPLAETLLAFDDLVRQGKVRYLGVSEWTAAQIRAALEIADRLGLRNRIVANQPQYNMLWRVIEPEVVPLCEAAGIGQIAFQPLAQGVLTGKYRPGQEPPEGSRAASGGRAPTFIRRVLGDRLLRQVQQLRPIADEAGLSMAQLAIAWTLRRPAVSTALIGASRPEQVTENAAAAGVRLDDTLMRRIDETLGDLVETDAGKTAQMMAVKPDWAAPAPAVG
- a CDS encoding TIGR02452 family protein, translating into MSRRLRAIAQETVAALDRGSYRTGQGGQVAIAAEVARAVAGTRLLLPDAPLRTPEPLPEPPAIEVTGESSLAACRRLDGDRACLVFASARNPGGGFLNGAQAQEESIARASALYPCLRAAWDFYLAHRADPDLGYSDRVVYSPQVPVFRDDAGVPLAAPYPVSFLTSAAPNLSAMRRNQPDRVADVPALLRRRAARILAVAAGHGHRQLVLGAWGCGVFGNDPATVATAFAEALRESPWFERVVFAVLDRGRGEPTRTAFRRVFDRTGVGEST
- a CDS encoding carbon-nitrogen hydrolase family protein; the encoded protein is MREPLTIAVAQPGCLAYDVPANADAHAEAVRAARTRVVVFPEMSLTGYEFDAAPVDADDPRLAPIVAACAETGAVALVGAPVPGRPGGRPQIGVLAVDGDGARVAYRKMWLGGAEPEHFAPGEAPAVVEVAGWRLGLAVCKDTGVPRHAADTAALGIDAYVAGALDSAAQWHVQQERARRVAAAHRVWVAIASFAGRTGGGYTDAAGRSRIWAPDGGVVAEAGPEPGALATATLG